The following proteins come from a genomic window of Ictidomys tridecemlineatus isolate mIctTri1 chromosome 9, mIctTri1.hap1, whole genome shotgun sequence:
- the LOC144366455 gene encoding broad substrate specificity ATP-binding cassette transporter ABCG2-like — protein sequence MNPGLNAIVGPSVSGNTLLLDILAARKDASGISGDVWVHEVPEDSNFPHNTGYVVQDDVAMDTLSVRENLWFSAALRLPTTMTKQEKKERINNIIKELDLEEVADSKVITLFIVVESKGERKKTSIGMELILDPLILFLDEPTTGLDGRTTNDVFTLLKRISQQGRTIIFTIHQPCYSIFKLFDSLTILASGELMYHGPAQKALEYFQSAGFPCKFYNNPAELFLDITDGVIKRDSEDYEVYKTEMCSRTDDSEIKELAIHFSKSTFYHDTKTELEERSRDENRRCLVRKEIPYVTSFVHQIIGLIRRSFQNFSANPQYWATLIISTFVVGLVTGVIFILLRDICSEIYNRALMLFYLMAYQCGFSKWTVQHFVLQKKRFV from the exons ATGAACCCTGGCCTTAATGCCATTGTGGGACCCTCAGTTTCAGGAAATACTTT GTTGTTAGATATATTGGCTGCAAGGAAGGATGCAAGTGGTATATCTGGAGATGTTTGGGTACATGAAGTACCTGAGGATTCCAATTTCCCACATAATACAGGGTATGTGGTACAG GATGATGTTGCGATGGACACACTATCAGTGAGAGAGAACTTATGGTTCTCAGCAGCTCTTAGGCTTCCAACAACTAtgacaaaacaggaaaagaaggagaggatCAACAACATCATTAAAGAGTTAGATCTGGAAGAAGTGGCAGATTCCAAGGTAAT aacctTGTTTATAGTA GTGGAAtctaaaggagaaagaaaaaagactagtATAGGAATGGAGCTGATTCTTGATCCTCTCATCTTGTTCCTGGATGAACCCACAACTGGCTTAGATGGGAGAACAACTAATGATGTCTTTACACTTCTAAAAAG GATTTCTCAGCAGGGGAGAACAATTATCTTCACCATCCATCAGCCTTGTTATTCCATCTTCAAGCTCTTTGACAGTCTTACCATATTGGCCTCAGGAGAACTAATGTATCACGGTCCTGCCCAGAAGGCTTTGGAGTACTTCCAATCAGCAG gttttccctgcaaattctacaATAATCCTGCAGAATTGTTCCTGGATATCACTGATGGTGTAATAAAGAGAGATTCAGAAGACTATGAAG TTTACAAGACTGAAATGTGTTCAAGGACAGATGATTCAGAGATAAAAGAACTAGCTATTCATTTTTCCAAGTCCACTTTCTACCATGACACAAAAACTGAACTGGAAGAACGCTCAAGGGATGAGAATAGAAGATGCTTGGTCAGGAAGGAGATTCCCTATGTCACCTCCTTCGTCCATCAGATCATTGGCCTCATCAGACGTTCATTCCAAAATTTTTCGgctaatccccagtactgggcaACTTTG ataATTTCTACATTTGTTGTGGGACTGGTTACAGGTGTCATATTCATTTTGCTGAGGGATATTTGTTCTGAAATCTACAATAG AGCACTGATGCTCTTCTACCTAATGGCCTACCAGTGTGGCTTCAGCAAATGGACGGTGCAGCACTTTGTGCTCCAAAAGAAGCGTTTTGTGTGA